One part of the Thiothrix nivea DSM 5205 genome encodes these proteins:
- a CDS encoding pyridoxal phosphate-dependent aminotransferase — translation MFNNYRSYPSLAMDEVMDVFEQVDHQRQEPINFGKGVSCFNPFDYVDVCLNGENLGRHVGYGDINGLESLRHAICRYYGEKFNYDLAPQRVCITDGASGALNIALAMLLETDGEIILPKSHYPAYKVLAQIFEARCILVPVRDDYCIDVEQLPRFITHKTRAILLNSPSNPHGAVLSADELEAISRLGVPVIFDEVYQSLPLGNEPIPSAIHCSDRHMLVNSLSKSLAIAGFRVGYLIVPESQVQLMTNVKAILNMCTSLPSQMLAEKLFRHWDELVGRHRQMLRGNWRTFEQTAKYFGLRLRSHPKAGFFALVDVAEANRDAMQVSHELARYHALGSTPGIDFQHYDNAFLRLNFACHPHQIKLGLARLANYLQCDERKPLPKPTPLPVGRTRHKHRILLPEKQFLGAAV, via the coding sequence ATGTTCAACAACTACCGCTCGTATCCGTCGTTAGCCATGGATGAGGTCATGGATGTCTTTGAACAGGTTGACCATCAACGTCAGGAACCGATCAATTTCGGCAAGGGCGTTTCCTGCTTCAACCCGTTCGATTACGTCGATGTCTGTCTGAATGGTGAAAACCTGGGGCGGCACGTGGGTTACGGCGATATCAACGGGCTGGAGAGTTTGCGTCACGCCATTTGTCGCTACTACGGGGAAAAATTCAATTACGATCTGGCGCCGCAACGGGTTTGCATTACCGATGGCGCATCCGGAGCGCTGAACATTGCCCTGGCGATGTTGCTTGAAACGGATGGGGAAATCATCCTGCCGAAATCCCATTATCCGGCTTACAAGGTGCTGGCGCAGATATTCGAGGCTCGCTGCATTCTGGTTCCGGTCAGGGATGATTACTGCATTGATGTGGAACAGTTGCCGCGTTTCATTACTCACAAGACGCGAGCCATCCTGCTTAATTCCCCCAGCAATCCACATGGCGCGGTGCTGAGTGCGGATGAATTGGAAGCCATTTCCCGACTGGGTGTACCCGTTATCTTCGATGAGGTGTATCAATCCCTGCCGTTAGGTAATGAGCCTATCCCCAGCGCCATTCACTGTTCCGACCGACATATGCTGGTGAACAGCCTGTCCAAGTCACTGGCTATCGCCGGGTTCCGCGTCGGTTACCTGATCGTGCCGGAATCCCAGGTGCAACTGATGACCAACGTAAAGGCCATCCTGAATATGTGCACCAGCCTGCCCAGCCAGATGTTGGCGGAAAAGTTGTTTCGGCACTGGGATGAACTGGTCGGCAGGCATCGGCAAATGCTGCGCGGCAACTGGCGTACCTTTGAGCAGACGGCGAAATATTTTGGCTTGCGTCTGCGTTCACACCCCAAAGCCGGTTTCTTCGCCTTGGTGGATGTGGCGGAAGCGAATCGGGACGCCATGCAGGTTTCACATGAGCTGGCGCGTTACCATGCGCTGGGTTCGACGCCGGGAATTGATTTTCAGCATTACGATAACGCCTTCCTGCGTTTGAACTTCGCCTGTCATCCGCACCAGATCAAGCTGGGGTTGGCGCGTCTGGCCAATTACCTGCAATGTGATGAGCGCAAGCCGCTGCCCAAACCGACCCCTTTGCCTGTTGGCCGGACAAGACACAAGCACAGAATCCTTTTACCGGAAAAACAGTTTTTAGGAGCCGCCGTATGA